One window of uncultured Trichococcus sp. genomic DNA carries:
- the dnaA gene encoding chromosomal replication initiator protein DnaA, protein MDDIYSLWRYLQEKFQESLSKVSYDTWIDSAVPVRLTDTNIIIEVPSSLHKDYWQNNLMSRIVEGIYEFSGKELTPIFMIKNEEMPDIAKPTIKRTNNNRLFKDAQLNSKYTFDTFVIGKGNQMAHAAALVVAEEPGTIYNPLFFYGGVGLGKTHLMHAIGHQMLQLRPTAKVKYVSSETFANDFINSIQNRTQEQFRNEYRSVDLLMVDDIQFFADKEGTQEEFFHTFNALYDERKQIVLTSDRLPNEIPKLQERLVSRFAWGLSVDITPPDLETRIAILRKKANSERLEIPDDTLSYIAGQIDSNIRELEGALVRVQAYSAIQGTDITTSLAADALKSIMPSEKPKALSIYAIQQAVGKYYHVTVEELKGKKRTKGIVVPRQIAMYLSRVMTDNSLPKIGSEFGGKDHTTVIHAHDKIALSVKKDPVLQREIETIQNSLKK, encoded by the coding sequence TTGGATGACATCTATTCATTATGGCGTTATCTGCAAGAAAAATTTCAAGAATCACTGTCCAAAGTCAGCTATGATACTTGGATAGACAGCGCAGTCCCGGTCCGGCTGACTGATACGAATATCATCATCGAAGTTCCTTCTTCTTTACATAAAGATTATTGGCAAAATAACTTGATGAGCAGAATTGTCGAAGGCATCTACGAATTCAGCGGCAAAGAACTGACTCCCATTTTTATGATCAAGAATGAGGAAATGCCTGATATTGCAAAACCGACCATAAAACGCACCAACAACAATCGTCTCTTTAAGGATGCCCAACTGAACAGCAAGTACACCTTTGACACCTTTGTTATCGGAAAAGGAAACCAGATGGCTCATGCGGCTGCACTCGTCGTGGCGGAGGAACCCGGCACGATCTACAACCCGCTCTTCTTCTATGGAGGCGTCGGCTTGGGCAAGACCCATTTGATGCACGCCATCGGCCATCAAATGCTGCAACTGCGGCCAACCGCCAAAGTAAAATATGTCAGCAGCGAAACGTTCGCCAATGATTTCATCAATTCCATCCAGAATAGGACGCAAGAGCAATTCCGCAATGAATACCGCAGCGTCGACTTATTGATGGTCGATGATATTCAATTTTTTGCCGACAAAGAAGGAACGCAGGAAGAATTCTTCCATACGTTCAATGCACTTTACGATGAACGCAAGCAGATTGTGCTGACGAGCGATCGTTTGCCGAATGAAATCCCTAAACTGCAGGAACGGCTTGTCTCCCGTTTTGCTTGGGGCTTATCCGTTGATATCACACCGCCCGATCTGGAGACGCGTATCGCCATTCTTCGCAAAAAAGCCAACAGCGAGCGCCTGGAAATTCCTGATGACACCCTCAGCTATATCGCTGGGCAGATAGATTCCAACATCCGGGAATTGGAAGGCGCACTGGTCCGGGTTCAAGCCTATTCTGCGATACAAGGGACCGACATCACCACCAGTCTGGCAGCGGACGCACTGAAGAGCATCATGCCTTCCGAAAAACCAAAAGCATTATCCATCTATGCCATCCAGCAAGCGGTCGGGAAATATTACCATGTGACCGTCGAGGAATTGAAGGGCAAAAAGCGCACCAAAGGGATTGTGGTGCCAAGACAAATCGCCATGTATCTTTCCCGAGTGATGACGGACAATTCCTTGCCGAAAATCGGTTCCGAATTTGGCGGTAAGGATCACACAACCGTCATTCACGCCCATGACAAGATTGCCCTTTCCGTAAAAAAAGACCCTGTTCTGCAACGCGAAATCGAGACGATCCAAAACAGTCTGAAAAAATGA
- the dnaN gene encoding DNA polymerase III subunit beta, giving the protein MKFSINRQVLIKHLSDVQRAISSRTTIPILTGVKISADENGIVLSGSDSDISIETLIPVSEENNQIEIHTQGGIVLPARFFSEIVKKLADEKITIEVKDHFQTNITSAKASFTINGIDVNNYPNFPVIDSNEVITLPTALFKQVIQHTVIATSTQESRPILTGVNMTIKDGKLTAVATDSHRLSQRIISIAAPESQLEKTYNVIIPGKSLVELSRIVENQPTIEMMITENQVLFKAENVYFYSRLLEGYYPDTNRLIPASSSTQIVLNAYDLLQATDRASLLSHEGKNNVVKLSIDSNKVELSGNSPEVGNVEESLAYQSASGDPLIISFNPDYMKDALRTFGQQDVQVNFTSAVRPFTVVPADREDENDNSFIQLITPVRTY; this is encoded by the coding sequence ATGAAATTTTCCATTAATCGTCAGGTTTTGATCAAACACTTATCTGACGTACAAAGAGCTATTTCCAGCAGAACGACTATCCCTATTTTGACAGGGGTAAAAATCAGTGCTGATGAAAATGGAATCGTATTGAGCGGAAGCGACTCGGATATTTCCATCGAAACGCTGATCCCTGTGTCGGAAGAAAATAATCAAATCGAAATCCACACACAAGGCGGCATTGTCCTGCCGGCTCGTTTCTTCAGTGAAATCGTTAAAAAATTAGCTGATGAAAAAATCACGATTGAAGTCAAAGATCACTTCCAGACAAACATCACTTCTGCAAAAGCTTCTTTCACCATCAACGGAATCGATGTAAACAATTATCCGAATTTCCCGGTCATCGATTCGAATGAAGTCATCACCTTGCCGACCGCTTTATTCAAGCAAGTGATCCAGCATACCGTTATCGCAACGTCGACACAGGAAAGCCGTCCGATCCTGACCGGGGTGAACATGACCATCAAAGATGGGAAATTGACGGCTGTCGCTACGGATAGTCATCGTTTAAGCCAGCGCATCATCTCGATCGCCGCGCCTGAATCACAGCTGGAAAAAACCTACAATGTCATCATTCCCGGAAAAAGCTTGGTGGAACTCTCGCGGATCGTTGAGAACCAACCAACTATCGAAATGATGATCACGGAGAACCAAGTCCTTTTCAAAGCCGAAAATGTTTATTTCTACTCGCGCTTGCTGGAAGGCTACTATCCGGATACAAACCGCTTGATTCCGGCCAGCTCAAGCACCCAGATTGTCCTGAATGCCTACGATTTGCTGCAGGCTACCGACCGTGCCTCCCTGCTTTCGCATGAAGGAAAAAACAATGTCGTCAAATTGTCCATCGACTCGAATAAAGTCGAATTATCAGGAAACTCACCTGAAGTCGGTAATGTCGAAGAGTCATTAGCCTATCAGTCCGCCAGTGGCGACCCGCTGATCATATCCTTCAATCCCGATTACATGAAGGATGCGCTGCGCACATTCGGCCAACAGGATGTCCAAGTCAATTTCACTTCGGCTGTACGGCCGTTCACAGTCGTGCCGGCGGATCGTGAAGACGAAAACGATAATTCGTTCATCCAATTGATCACGCCTGTAAGGACTTATTGA
- the yaaA gene encoding S4 domain-containing protein YaaA, with amino-acid sequence MKNIVNIDAEFITLGQLLKHVNLISSGGMAKWFLSEYVVYVDNEKEDRRGRKLFPGTMIDIPGEGTFFIQSTKSDKEEAEQNNSESEA; translated from the coding sequence TTGAAAAATATTGTGAATATAGATGCAGAGTTCATTACTCTTGGTCAACTACTCAAACATGTCAATCTGATTTCCAGCGGCGGGATGGCCAAATGGTTCCTTTCGGAATATGTGGTGTACGTAGACAACGAAAAAGAAGATCGCAGAGGCCGCAAATTATTTCCCGGTACGATGATCGACATCCCTGGTGAAGGAACTTTCTTCATCCAGTCAACAAAATCGGATAAAGAAGAGGCTGAGCAAAACAACAGTGAGTCCGAAGCATGA
- the recF gene encoding DNA replication/repair protein RecF, with protein MILKEVTLQNFRNYPSLSVSFSDGINVFLGENAQGKTNLMEAIYALALARSPRTSNEKEMIRWQEDSAKITGKIQKRVSTFPLEIIFSKKGKIAKVNHLEQKKLSQYIGQLNVVLFAPEDLNLVKGAPANRRKFLDMELGQMNPVYLHDLVQYQRILKQRNLYLKQLVTGKAKDEVYLDVLTEQLAILGADLLVYRLQFIKKLEAWAQPLHKEISLEREELTIAYKSNIEFSDEMDKDALFLKLMEAFRQGKSRERDQAVTLFGPHRDDLIFQVNGRNVQNYGSQGQQRTTVLSLKLAEIECMNEVLGEYPILLLDDVLSELDDERQTHLLKAIEKKVQTFLTTTSLDGIKKNKIDEPTIYHIKNGEVEMEGV; from the coding sequence ATGATCCTGAAAGAAGTGACGCTGCAGAATTTTCGGAATTATCCGTCTCTTTCCGTGTCCTTTTCAGATGGCATCAATGTGTTTTTGGGTGAGAATGCGCAAGGCAAAACCAATCTCATGGAAGCAATCTATGCATTGGCTTTGGCAAGGAGTCCGCGCACGTCAAACGAAAAAGAAATGATTCGTTGGCAAGAAGATTCCGCCAAGATAACCGGCAAAATTCAAAAAAGGGTTTCAACGTTCCCTTTGGAAATCATTTTTTCCAAAAAAGGTAAGATTGCCAAAGTCAATCACCTGGAACAAAAAAAACTGAGCCAATATATCGGCCAACTGAATGTTGTGCTGTTCGCCCCGGAAGACTTGAATTTAGTGAAGGGCGCACCCGCCAACCGGAGAAAGTTCCTGGATATGGAGCTGGGCCAGATGAATCCGGTCTATCTGCATGATCTTGTGCAATATCAGCGGATACTGAAGCAACGGAATCTTTATCTGAAGCAGTTGGTGACAGGCAAAGCCAAGGATGAAGTCTATTTGGATGTGTTGACTGAACAATTGGCCATTTTGGGTGCCGATCTGTTGGTCTACCGTCTACAGTTCATCAAAAAATTGGAAGCCTGGGCCCAACCGCTGCACAAAGAGATTTCTTTGGAGCGGGAAGAACTGACGATCGCCTACAAGTCGAACATCGAGTTTTCCGATGAGATGGATAAGGACGCTCTGTTTTTGAAGCTGATGGAAGCGTTCCGCCAAGGGAAAAGCCGGGAAAGAGATCAGGCGGTCACCCTTTTTGGTCCGCACCGCGATGATCTGATTTTTCAGGTGAATGGGCGCAATGTCCAAAACTATGGCTCTCAAGGGCAGCAAAGAACGACTGTCCTCAGTCTCAAATTGGCGGAGATCGAATGCATGAATGAGGTCCTGGGGGAGTATCCGATCCTATTGCTGGATGATGTCCTGTCGGAATTGGATGATGAACGCCAGACCCATCTGCTGAAAGCGATCGAGAAGAAGGTACAGACCTTTTTGACGACAACCAGTTTGGATGGCATAAAGAAGAATAAGATAGACGAACCGACTATCTACCATATAAAAAACGGTGAAGTAGAAATGGAAGGTGTGTAA
- the gyrB gene encoding DNA topoisomerase (ATP-hydrolyzing) subunit B: MVENEKNKAERAKEYDASQIQVLEGLEAVRKRPGMYIGSTSGAGLHHLVWEIVDNSIDEALAGFATKIEIAIEENNSITVTDNGRGIPVDIQANTGRPAVETVFTVLHAGGKFGGGGYKVSGGLHGVGASVVNALSSKLSVSVHKDNKIYTQTFERGDITSELTVTGDTDKHGTTVNFLPDPEIFKETTVFDFEKLAVRVRELAFLNKGLNISIVDNRPEEPLKQEYHYEGGIKSYVEFLNRNKKVLFEEPIYIEGEQDDIQVEVAMQYTDGYHTNFLSFANNIHTYEGGTHESGAKTALTRVINDYAKRNKIIKENEENLTGEDVREGLTLVLSIKHPDPQFEGQTKTKLGNSEARTITDRLFSSYFDKFLMENPQVARQIVEKGMLAARARLAAKRAREVTRKKSGLEISNLPGKLADCSSKNPAESELFIVEGDSAGGSAKQGRSRFFQAILPIRGKILNVEKASIDKILANEEIRSLFTAMGTGFGGDFDVSKARYHKLVIMTDADVDGAHIRTLLLTLFYRYMRPLVEAGYVYIAQPPLYQVKQGKKEKYLDTDQELEEYLASIPDSPKPSIQRYKGLGEMDAEQLWDTTMNPENRHFLQVTVDDAVKADETLNMLMGDHVEPRRNFIEENAVYVKNLDI, encoded by the coding sequence ATGGTAGAAAACGAAAAGAACAAAGCTGAACGAGCAAAGGAATATGATGCCAGTCAGATCCAGGTTCTGGAAGGACTGGAAGCAGTCCGCAAACGTCCCGGAATGTACATTGGCTCCACCAGTGGAGCGGGTCTGCACCATTTGGTCTGGGAAATCGTGGATAATTCCATCGATGAAGCGCTGGCCGGTTTTGCGACAAAGATCGAGATCGCAATCGAAGAGAACAACAGCATCACCGTAACCGATAACGGCCGCGGCATTCCTGTCGATATCCAAGCCAATACCGGTCGCCCCGCTGTAGAAACAGTCTTCACTGTTCTTCACGCAGGCGGTAAATTTGGCGGCGGAGGCTATAAAGTATCCGGCGGTCTGCACGGTGTTGGAGCTTCTGTCGTAAACGCCCTCTCCTCCAAACTGTCCGTCAGTGTACATAAAGACAACAAAATTTATACGCAGACATTCGAGCGCGGAGACATCACTTCCGAATTGACGGTGACCGGCGATACAGACAAGCATGGAACGACCGTTAATTTCCTTCCGGATCCGGAAATATTCAAGGAAACAACCGTTTTTGATTTTGAAAAATTGGCTGTGCGCGTAAGAGAATTGGCCTTTTTGAATAAAGGTCTGAACATCTCCATCGTCGACAATCGTCCGGAAGAACCTTTGAAACAAGAATATCATTACGAAGGCGGCATCAAGAGCTATGTCGAATTCCTGAACCGCAACAAAAAAGTCCTTTTCGAAGAACCGATCTACATTGAAGGCGAACAGGATGACATCCAAGTAGAAGTTGCCATGCAATATACGGATGGCTATCATACAAACTTTCTTAGTTTCGCCAACAATATCCATACTTATGAAGGCGGAACCCACGAATCCGGTGCAAAGACCGCTTTGACCCGTGTCATCAATGACTATGCAAAACGCAATAAGATCATCAAGGAAAACGAAGAGAACCTGACCGGAGAAGATGTGCGTGAAGGCCTTACCCTTGTCCTCTCCATCAAACATCCGGATCCGCAGTTCGAAGGACAAACAAAGACAAAATTGGGCAATTCCGAAGCGCGTACCATCACCGACCGACTCTTTTCATCGTATTTCGACAAATTCCTGATGGAAAACCCGCAAGTCGCCCGTCAGATTGTCGAAAAAGGGATGCTGGCTGCGCGTGCGCGTTTAGCCGCCAAAAGAGCCCGTGAAGTGACCCGCAAGAAGAGCGGATTGGAAATCAGCAATCTGCCTGGTAAATTGGCCGATTGTTCAAGCAAAAATCCAGCAGAATCCGAACTGTTCATCGTCGAGGGGGATTCGGCCGGAGGTTCGGCAAAACAAGGCCGCTCGCGTTTCTTCCAGGCGATCCTGCCGATCCGCGGTAAGATTCTGAACGTAGAAAAAGCATCAATCGACAAAATCCTTGCCAACGAAGAGATCCGTTCGCTGTTTACGGCGATGGGTACCGGCTTTGGCGGAGACTTCGATGTTTCTAAAGCGCGCTATCATAAATTGGTCATCATGACCGATGCCGATGTCGATGGTGCCCACATCCGTACGTTGCTGTTGACGCTTTTCTATCGCTATATGCGTCCTTTGGTCGAAGCAGGATATGTGTATATCGCACAACCACCTTTGTATCAAGTGAAGCAAGGCAAAAAAGAGAAGTATCTCGACACCGATCAGGAGCTGGAAGAATACTTGGCATCCATCCCTGACTCGCCAAAACCAAGCATCCAACGTTATAAAGGGCTTGGAGAAATGGATGCAGAACAATTGTGGGATACGACCATGAACCCTGAAAACCGTCACTTCCTGCAGGTGACCGTCGATGATGCCGTCAAAGCCGACGAAACATTGAATATGCTTATGGGGGATCATGTAGAACCAAGAAGGAACTTCATCGAAGAAAATGCGGTTTACGTGAAGAACTTGGATATCTAA
- the gyrA gene encoding DNA gyrase subunit A gives MEQRELSHEMETSFLEYAMSVIVARALPDVRDGLKPVHRRILYGMSELGVTPDKAHKKSARIVGDVMGKYHPHGDSAIYESMVRMSQDFSYRYPLVDGHGNFGSIDGDSAAAMRYTEARMSKIALEMLRDLNKDTVDYHDNYDGSESEPDVLPARFPNLLVNGASGIAVGMATNIPPHNLTEIISALHILMNDPEATTAELMEAVPGPDFPTGGIVMGKSGIRKAYETGKGSIIVRGRVEVEMLKNGKERIIISELPYMVNKAKLVERIAELARDKRIEGITDLADESDRDGMRVVIDVRKDVSASVILNNLYKLTPLQSSFGFNMLAIVKGIPKVLGLKQILVHYLEHQEEVIRRRAAFDKRKAEARAHILAGLRIALDHIDEIVAILRGSTNGDVAKKIFIEKYGLSDKQAQAILDMRLVRLTGLEREKVEAEYDQLMALIADLADILANEKRVFDIIYAELLEIQEKFGDKRRTELLVGEVLSLEDEDLIEEEDIVLTLTHNGYIKRLPNSEFRAQKRGGRGVQGMGIHDDDFIETLISASTHDVLLYFSNQGKVYKTKGYEVPEYGRQAKGLPIINLLNLDANEKIQAIINVKGGPQDGDYLFFTTRMGTVKRTSATEFQNIRQSGLRAINLKEEDELIKVSLTDGNQNIIIGTHFGYSVSFNEKDVRDMGRTATGVRGVKLRENDYVVGMDVLKHESEVLIITENGYGKRTAADEYAIKGRGGKGVKTANITEKNGKLVGLTTVSGEEDIMIITDKGVMIRFHADAISQTGRATLGVRLIKLDGEAIVSTMAKVEREEDAEAVAPLNEEVDSEGENNASEASDATEQANTPDATETSEMADKLSNFADELLDEEDSEE, from the coding sequence ATGGAACAAAGGGAACTGAGCCATGAAATGGAAACGTCATTCCTGGAATATGCCATGAGCGTTATCGTGGCCAGGGCTTTGCCTGACGTCCGTGACGGACTCAAGCCGGTCCATCGCCGTATCCTTTACGGCATGAGCGAATTGGGCGTTACGCCCGATAAAGCACACAAAAAATCCGCACGTATCGTCGGGGATGTAATGGGTAAGTACCATCCCCACGGTGACAGTGCCATCTACGAATCCATGGTGCGGATGTCCCAGGATTTCAGTTACCGCTATCCGTTGGTCGATGGACACGGAAACTTCGGTTCCATCGATGGGGACAGCGCCGCAGCGATGCGTTACACCGAAGCGCGGATGTCAAAAATCGCCTTGGAAATGCTGCGCGATCTCAACAAGGATACAGTCGATTACCACGATAACTATGACGGTTCCGAAAGTGAACCAGATGTATTGCCGGCCCGCTTCCCTAACCTGCTGGTGAATGGGGCTTCCGGTATCGCCGTTGGGATGGCGACAAACATCCCGCCGCATAACCTGACGGAAATCATTTCCGCCCTGCATATCTTGATGAATGATCCTGAGGCTACGACTGCCGAATTGATGGAGGCCGTCCCTGGCCCTGATTTCCCTACTGGCGGTATCGTCATGGGCAAATCAGGCATCCGGAAAGCTTATGAAACGGGTAAAGGATCCATCATTGTCCGCGGACGTGTAGAGGTTGAAATGCTGAAAAACGGCAAAGAACGCATCATCATTTCCGAATTGCCTTACATGGTCAACAAAGCGAAATTGGTCGAACGGATTGCTGAATTGGCCCGCGACAAACGGATTGAAGGCATAACCGATTTGGCGGATGAGTCCGACCGCGATGGTATGCGTGTCGTCATCGATGTCCGCAAAGATGTCAGCGCCAGCGTCATTCTGAATAATCTGTACAAATTGACGCCGCTCCAATCCTCTTTCGGCTTCAATATGTTGGCGATCGTAAAAGGCATCCCTAAAGTTTTGGGACTCAAGCAGATTTTGGTTCATTACCTGGAACACCAAGAAGAAGTCATCCGCAGAAGAGCTGCATTCGACAAACGAAAAGCGGAAGCCCGGGCGCATATCTTGGCCGGGTTGCGGATCGCTTTGGATCACATCGATGAAATCGTAGCGATTCTGCGCGGTTCAACCAATGGCGATGTAGCCAAAAAAATCTTCATTGAAAAATACGGTCTTTCCGACAAACAAGCGCAAGCCATTTTGGATATGCGTCTGGTGCGTCTGACCGGTTTGGAAAGAGAAAAAGTTGAAGCAGAGTATGACCAGTTGATGGCTCTGATCGCTGATTTGGCTGACATTTTAGCGAATGAGAAACGTGTCTTCGACATCATCTATGCAGAATTACTTGAAATCCAAGAAAAATTCGGCGACAAACGCCGTACCGAACTGTTGGTCGGGGAAGTCTTGTCGCTTGAGGATGAAGACCTGATCGAAGAGGAAGACATCGTCCTGACTTTGACCCACAACGGCTACATCAAACGTTTGCCAAACAGCGAATTCAGAGCCCAAAAACGCGGCGGACGCGGTGTCCAAGGCATGGGCATCCATGATGATGATTTCATCGAAACGCTGATTTCGGCATCGACGCATGATGTGTTGCTGTACTTCTCGAACCAAGGGAAAGTATACAAGACAAAAGGCTATGAAGTACCTGAGTACGGCCGCCAGGCAAAAGGTTTGCCGATCATCAACTTGCTGAACTTGGATGCCAACGAAAAAATCCAAGCCATCATCAACGTCAAGGGCGGCCCGCAAGACGGGGATTACTTGTTCTTCACGACGCGGATGGGTACCGTCAAACGGACATCCGCTACGGAATTCCAGAACATCCGTCAAAGTGGTCTGCGCGCAATCAACCTGAAGGAAGAGGATGAGCTGATCAAAGTATCCTTGACTGACGGCAACCAGAACATCATCATCGGAACGCATTTCGGCTACTCCGTAAGCTTTAATGAAAAGGACGTCCGTGATATGGGCAGGACCGCTACCGGTGTCCGCGGCGTGAAATTGAGAGAAAACGACTATGTTGTCGGCATGGATGTGCTGAAACACGAGTCGGAAGTTCTGATCATCACGGAAAATGGCTACGGCAAACGTACCGCAGCCGATGAATATGCCATCAAAGGACGCGGCGGCAAAGGGGTCAAAACAGCCAACATCACTGAGAAAAACGGTAAATTGGTAGGCTTGACGACTGTCTCCGGTGAGGAAGACATCATGATCATCACAGATAAAGGCGTCATGATCCGTTTCCATGCCGATGCCATTTCCCAAACAGGCCGTGCCACGCTGGGCGTACGTCTGATCAAGCTTGATGGCGAAGCCATTGTATCGACGATGGCAAAAGTTGAGCGCGAAGAGGATGCCGAAGCTGTAGCTCCTCTGAACGAAGAAGTGGATTCAGAAGGCGAAAACAACGCCTCAGAAGCATCCGATGCAACTGAACAGGCAAATACACCAGATGCAACGGAAACATCCGAAATGGCCGATAAATTGAGCAATTTCGCAGATGAACTGTTGGATGAGGAAGATTCGGAAGAATA